One Chloroflexota bacterium DNA window includes the following coding sequences:
- a CDS encoding sigma-70 family RNA polymerase sigma factor, whose translation MDTDLVKLAQNGDKGAFTTLAAARADRFLAASHRILRDLSLAEDATQQALLSIWRDLPQLRDPARFDAWSYRLLVRACYAEASETRRWTPNIRLLPADEPMAADELDTVVNRDQLDRGFRRLSLDHRTVVVLHHYLDLPLDQVAEALGIPVGTVASRLHYAMRALRAALDADARSTTRKAAQ comes from the coding sequence ATGGACACCGATCTCGTGAAGCTCGCGCAGAACGGCGACAAGGGGGCATTCACGACCCTTGCCGCCGCGCGGGCGGATCGGTTCCTTGCCGCGTCGCACAGGATCCTGCGCGACCTGAGCCTTGCCGAGGACGCGACGCAGCAGGCGCTGCTGAGCATCTGGCGGGACCTTCCTCAGCTTCGCGACCCGGCACGCTTTGATGCCTGGTCGTATCGCCTCCTCGTGCGCGCCTGTTACGCGGAGGCCAGCGAGACCCGTCGTTGGACGCCGAACATTCGACTGCTGCCGGCTGATGAGCCGATGGCGGCGGACGAACTGGATACGGTCGTCAACCGCGACCAGCTCGATCGTGGCTTCCGACGGCTCTCCCTCGATCACCGAACGGTGGTGGTCCTGCACCACTACCTCGACCTGCCGCTCGACCAGGTTGCCGAAGCACTCGGCATCCCGGTCGGGACGGTTGCTTCTCGACTTCATTACGCGATGCGCGCGCTGCGAGCGGCACTCGATGCCGACGCACGCTCGACCACGCGAAAGGCTGCGCAATGA